From the Phycisphaerales bacterium genome, the window ATGCTGATGGCCGAGCTAGATGCCTTTCAAGCGGAAGATCAGTATTCGAATGCCTTAGAAAGTTACGCAAAGGCCAAAGCGATCCAGAACCAAAATGATGATCAGGCTAAACAAAAGCAGATCACCAGCATCGAAACTAAACTTAATCGCTCTGCTGAGCTATGGACCACCGAACAGGCCCGCCGCTCAGAAGAAGAGGCCGAAGACAACAACCCTCAGATCCTATTTATTACCAACAAAGGACGCATTATCCTAGAGTTGTTTGAGGATGACGCCCCAAACACGACTGCTAATTTTATTGAGCTTGTAGAAGATGGTTTCTACAACCAGAACAAATTCAATCGCCTGACACCCAATGGTCAAATATTCGCCGGCGCTCCGACCCCAGATGAAGGTGCTTGGCTCGCCGGTGATGATCGATGGGGCGTAAGATACCGGATACCCGACGAAATAGGTCGACCAATGTTTTCCGGCAGCCTTGGCATGTACTCGCGCAGCACGCCTGTCAATGAAGCAGCTGACTCCACATCCAGCCAGTTTTTCTTGGCCTCCAAGCGACTACCTGGTCGGGACCAGTTCCATCCAATCTTTGGTCGTGTTATTGACGGACTGGACATTGCCCGATCACTCAATCGCGGGGACATTATTGAATCCGCAATGGTGCTTCGCAAGCGTGATCACGACTACGAGGTCACAAAGATTTACACCAATATGAACTTCACAAAAGATGGCCCGATCAAAGGTGCCACACCGAAGCAGCTCTTCAACGCTGAACCACTCAACGAAACGACACCCACGACGCTGACCCCGACGACACCATAAGACTGCAAAATATGAATTGGGCTCGCACCGCCCTAAAGCACACTAGGGAAGTTCTGCCTCACCAACAAGCCTAAACTCTTTGCGTCGAAGAATCTGCCCCGCTAGC encodes:
- a CDS encoding peptidylprolyl isomerase, yielding MSLLMISSLIVAFHSNALQQASPIEAQAADNGQAAITAPKTTNEEFARLRETFNRLSRAINRQGGMKPSDRATIETLCEKTRQFNEAHPNYQAGLAQEIQLSLWLGENARVNELTEKLWRTAQDNRKLGDYWLELNKKNGSSDDVLNTYQKLNAAYPADQQLRQNWIEFAYRMKDRDQLKEILEQLMATEARDDTTFLEMRLNTLNSINEYRQVHDWLAGYQSDNGNLTFGMLMAELDAFQAEDQYSNALESYAKAKAIQNQNDDQAKQKQITSIETKLNRSAELWTTEQARRSEEEAEDNNPQILFITNKGRIILELFEDDAPNTTANFIELVEDGFYNQNKFNRLTPNGQIFAGAPTPDEGAWLAGDDRWGVRYRIPDEIGRPMFSGSLGMYSRSTPVNEAADSTSSQFFLASKRLPGRDQFHPIFGRVIDGLDIARSLNRGDIIESAMVLRKRDHDYEVTKIYTNMNFTKDGPIKGATPKQLFNAEPLNETTPTTLTPTTP